Proteins from a single region of Nocardiopsis dassonvillei subsp. dassonvillei DSM 43111:
- the hisD gene encoding histidinol dehydrogenase, with product MISRIDLRGTQGDPRQALPRAELDVAAAAERVRPLCEDVRHRGVEALVELTERFDGVRLTDIRVPKDAIEAALDGLDPAVRAALEESIRRARAVHRDQRRTDHTTRVVPGGTVTERWIPVDRVGLYVPGGRAVYPSSVVMNVVPAQEAGVRSLAVTSPPQSAFGGLPHPTILAACALLGVDEVYAVGGAQAIAMFAYGAGPCERADMVTGPGNIWVAAAKRLLKGVIGIDAEAGPTEIAILADATANPDYVAADLISQAEHDVVAASVLVTPDEALAEAVTDRLAARVAATKHGDRVREALSGPQSGIVLVDDLDHGLAVVNAYAAEHLEVMTADAAACAARVRNAGAIFVGDFSPVSLGDYAAGSNHVLPTGGCACHTGGLSVQTFLRGVHVVEYDREALTDVAHHVIALANAEDLPAHGEAVAARTDPA from the coding sequence GTGATCAGTCGAATCGACCTCCGAGGCACCCAAGGCGACCCGCGTCAGGCCCTTCCGCGCGCGGAACTGGACGTGGCGGCCGCCGCCGAGCGCGTACGCCCCCTGTGCGAGGACGTGCGCCATCGCGGTGTCGAGGCCCTGGTCGAACTCACCGAGCGCTTCGACGGCGTCAGACTGACCGACATCCGCGTGCCCAAGGACGCGATCGAGGCCGCCCTGGACGGCCTCGACCCCGCCGTGCGCGCCGCGCTGGAGGAGTCCATCCGCCGCGCCCGCGCGGTCCACCGCGACCAGCGCCGCACCGACCACACCACCCGCGTCGTGCCCGGGGGCACCGTCACCGAGAGGTGGATCCCCGTCGACCGCGTCGGCCTCTACGTGCCGGGCGGCCGGGCCGTCTACCCCTCCAGCGTCGTCATGAACGTCGTCCCCGCCCAGGAGGCGGGGGTGCGCTCCCTGGCGGTCACCTCGCCGCCCCAGAGCGCCTTCGGCGGGCTGCCCCACCCGACCATCCTCGCCGCCTGCGCCCTGCTCGGCGTCGACGAGGTCTACGCCGTCGGGGGCGCCCAGGCGATCGCCATGTTCGCCTACGGCGCGGGCCCCTGCGAGCGCGCCGACATGGTCACCGGCCCCGGCAACATCTGGGTGGCCGCGGCCAAACGCCTGCTCAAGGGCGTCATCGGCATCGACGCCGAGGCCGGTCCCACCGAGATCGCGATCCTCGCCGACGCCACCGCCAACCCCGACTACGTCGCCGCCGACCTGATCAGCCAGGCCGAGCACGACGTCGTCGCCGCCTCCGTCCTGGTCACCCCGGACGAGGCGCTCGCCGAGGCGGTCACCGACCGCCTCGCCGCCCGCGTGGCCGCCACCAAGCACGGCGACCGCGTCCGCGAGGCCCTGTCCGGCCCGCAGTCCGGCATCGTCCTGGTCGACGACCTCGACCACGGCCTCGCCGTCGTCAACGCCTACGCCGCCGAGCACCTGGAGGTCATGACCGCCGACGCCGCCGCGTGTGCCGCGCGCGTGCGCAACGCGGGCGCGATCTTCGTCGGCGACTTCTCGCCGGTCTCCCTGGGCGACTACGCGGCCGGGTCCAACCACGTGCTGCCCACCGGAGGCTGCGCCTGCCACACCGGCGGCCTGAGCGTGCAGACCTTCCTACGCGGCGTGCACGTGGTCGAGTACGACCGCGAGGCGCTGACCGACGTCGCCCACCACGTCATCGCCCTGGCCAACGCCGAGGACCTGCCCGCGCACGGCGAGGCCGTCGCCGCGCGCACGGACCCGGCCTGA
- a CDS encoding peptidoglycan-binding domain-containing protein: protein MSTTTGRAASLLAAAALAATTALATAPAALADDIDQTSPEVLAAIESQVWPEYTLGDSSIDVYAAKMLLSSGEINPGELNLEFDQDLHDTLVTYQEAFGLHNDGDLNPDTWEHFQELVFGQHQFRRGDTGPVVTMIQRELNAKFNAHLATDGVYGPATERAVRAAQEHFGIGVDGVFGPVSFHAVISYQDYAR from the coding sequence ATGTCCACCACCACCGGGCGGGCCGCATCCCTCCTCGCGGCCGCCGCCCTCGCCGCGACCACCGCCCTCGCCACCGCGCCCGCCGCCCTGGCGGACGACATCGACCAGACCTCCCCCGAGGTCCTCGCCGCCATCGAGTCCCAGGTCTGGCCCGAGTACACCCTCGGCGACTCCAGCATCGACGTCTACGCCGCCAAGATGCTGCTCTCCTCGGGTGAGATCAACCCCGGCGAGCTCAACCTGGAGTTCGACCAGGACCTGCACGACACCCTCGTCACCTACCAGGAGGCCTTCGGCCTGCACAACGACGGCGACCTCAACCCCGACACCTGGGAGCACTTCCAGGAGCTGGTCTTCGGCCAGCACCAGTTCCGCCGCGGGGACACCGGCCCGGTCGTCACCATGATCCAGCGCGAGCTCAACGCCAAGTTCAACGCCCACCTGGCCACCGACGGCGTCTACGGACCCGCCACCGAGCGGGCCGTCCGCGCCGCCCAGGAGCACTTCGGCATCGGCGTCGACGGCGTCTTCGGGCCCGTCTCCTTCCACGCCGTGATCAGCTACCAGGACTACGCCCGCTGA
- the hisB gene encoding imidazoleglycerol-phosphate dehydratase HisB, producing MSRTGRVERTTKETKVLVEIDLDGTGVADVSTGVGFFDHMLDQLAKHGLFDLTVRTEGDLHIDSHHTMEDTALALGAAFREALGDKRGIRRFADAKVPLDEALAEVTVDVSGRPYLVHSEPEGMAPLIGRDYDTTMTRHILESFVAQARVALHVRVPYGRNAHHIVECQFKALARALRAATEDDPRVSGIPSTKGAL from the coding sequence ATGAGCCGCACCGGACGCGTCGAGCGCACCACCAAGGAAACCAAGGTCCTGGTCGAGATCGACCTGGACGGCACCGGCGTCGCCGACGTCTCCACCGGCGTCGGCTTCTTCGACCACATGCTCGACCAGCTCGCCAAGCACGGCCTGTTCGACCTGACCGTGCGCACCGAGGGCGACCTGCACATCGACTCCCACCACACCATGGAGGACACCGCCCTGGCCCTGGGCGCGGCCTTCCGCGAGGCCCTGGGCGACAAGCGCGGCATCCGCCGCTTCGCCGACGCCAAGGTGCCCCTGGACGAGGCCCTGGCCGAGGTCACCGTCGACGTCTCCGGCCGCCCCTACCTGGTGCACAGCGAGCCCGAGGGCATGGCCCCGCTGATCGGCCGCGACTACGACACCACCATGACCCGCCACATCCTGGAGTCGTTCGTGGCCCAGGCCCGCGTCGCCCTGCACGTGCGCGTGCCCTACGGCCGCAACGCCCACCACATCGTCGAGTGCCAGTTCAAGGCGCTGGCCCGCGCCCTGCGCGCGGCCACCGAGGACGACCCGCGCGTCAGCGGCATCCCGTCCACCAAGGGCGCCCTGTAG
- a CDS encoding histidinol-phosphate transaminase codes for MSFTLNDLPLRDDLRGRSPYGAPQLDVPVVLNTNENPHPPSARLAKALAEAVADTALGLNRYPDRDAVRLREGLAAYLGHGLTADQVWAANGSNEVLQQILQAFGGPGRSAMGFEPSYSMHPIISRGTGTAWVSVPRGADFRVDVDAALAAIAEHQPSVVFLTSPNNPTGTALDLADTERVLAAAPGVVVVDEAYAEFRREGTPSALSLLSDHPRLVVSRTMSKAFALAGARVGYLAAHPAVVEALQLVRLPYHLSAVTQTVALTALDHADELLAAVADLRAERDSLVSWLRGHGFSVAESDANFVLFGEFEDRSRVWQDMLDQQVLIRETGPPGWLRVSVGTPQEMAAFRRALLSATGR; via the coding sequence GTGAGCTTCACCCTGAACGACCTGCCCCTGCGCGACGACCTGCGCGGCCGCTCGCCCTACGGCGCGCCGCAGCTGGACGTGCCCGTGGTGCTCAACACCAACGAGAACCCGCACCCGCCCTCGGCGCGCCTGGCCAAGGCGCTGGCCGAGGCGGTCGCCGACACCGCCCTGGGCCTCAACCGCTACCCCGACCGGGACGCGGTCCGCCTGCGCGAGGGCCTGGCCGCCTATCTCGGCCACGGCCTGACCGCCGACCAGGTGTGGGCGGCCAACGGCTCCAACGAGGTCCTCCAGCAGATCCTCCAGGCCTTCGGCGGCCCCGGCCGGTCCGCCATGGGCTTCGAGCCGTCCTACTCCATGCACCCGATCATCTCCCGGGGCACCGGCACCGCCTGGGTGTCCGTGCCGCGCGGAGCCGACTTCCGCGTCGACGTGGACGCCGCCCTGGCCGCCATCGCCGAGCACCAGCCCAGCGTCGTCTTCCTCACCTCGCCCAACAACCCCACCGGCACCGCCCTGGACCTGGCCGACACGGAGCGCGTCCTGGCCGCGGCCCCCGGCGTCGTGGTCGTGGACGAGGCCTACGCCGAGTTCCGCCGCGAGGGCACGCCCAGCGCGCTGAGCCTGCTGTCCGACCACCCCAGGCTCGTCGTCTCGCGCACCATGTCCAAGGCCTTCGCCCTGGCCGGGGCGCGCGTGGGCTACCTGGCCGCCCACCCGGCCGTGGTCGAGGCCCTCCAGCTGGTCCGCCTGCCCTACCACCTGTCCGCCGTCACCCAGACGGTCGCGCTCACCGCGCTCGACCACGCCGACGAACTCCTCGCCGCCGTCGCCGACCTGCGCGCCGAACGCGACTCCCTGGTCTCCTGGCTGCGCGGGCACGGCTTCTCGGTCGCCGAGTCCGACGCCAACTTCGTCCTGTTCGGCGAGTTCGAGGACCGCAGCCGCGTCTGGCAGGACATGCTCGACCAGCAGGTCCTCATCCGCGAGACCGGCCCGCCCGGGTGGCTGCGCGTCAGCGTCGGAACCCCGCAGGAGATGGCCGCCTTCCGCCGGGCCCTGCTCAGCGCCACCGGACGCTGA
- a CDS encoding phosphoheptose isomerase family protein, with protein sequence MTAESLSRDLAGKPEALIRLAERFPRWDPYAALPALLDDEPAAVRFLGLGAARHACEVAAARLRRAGIAASADFSSSAEEPPAGPETLVVAVSLGGGQRELYTVLDRYVARSPVIVLAPSVDLVVGRQADLLVPLHAGEEASGVGCRAYQHALALLLLLGHRLGAPRPGNSQSLPGLLRRTANATASLLESAPGWVPEVARILDSPHGVHMVAPAERMASAWQGVRVLRQGPVRVAHACETGEWSHTDRHLAAVTDYRALLFAGSAYDERFAQHLGQLRGAFVAVGPTPGQERMPEAELTVRYPGDTDQDVSLLVEPLVAELLAAHWWRGR encoded by the coding sequence GTGACCGCCGAGTCCCTGTCCCGCGACCTCGCGGGCAAGCCCGAGGCGCTGATCCGGCTCGCCGAGCGCTTTCCGCGGTGGGATCCCTACGCCGCGCTGCCCGCGCTGCTCGACGACGAGCCCGCCGCGGTGCGCTTCCTGGGCCTGGGCGCGGCGCGGCACGCGTGCGAGGTGGCGGCGGCGCGGCTGCGCCGGGCGGGGATCGCGGCGAGCGCGGACTTCTCCTCGTCGGCGGAGGAGCCGCCCGCGGGGCCGGAGACGCTCGTGGTCGCGGTGAGCCTGGGCGGTGGGCAGCGCGAGCTGTACACGGTGCTGGACCGCTACGTGGCGCGGTCGCCGGTGATCGTGCTGGCCCCGTCGGTGGACTTGGTGGTGGGGCGGCAGGCGGATCTGCTGGTGCCGCTGCACGCGGGTGAGGAGGCGAGCGGTGTGGGCTGTCGCGCCTACCAGCACGCGCTGGCCCTGCTCCTGCTGTTGGGGCACCGTCTGGGCGCGCCCCGGCCGGGCAACAGCCAGTCCCTGCCGGGGCTGCTGCGCCGCACGGCGAACGCGACGGCGTCGCTGTTGGAGAGCGCGCCGGGGTGGGTGCCCGAGGTCGCCCGGATCCTGGATTCGCCGCACGGGGTGCACATGGTGGCCCCGGCCGAGCGTATGGCGTCGGCCTGGCAGGGGGTGCGGGTGCTGCGCCAGGGGCCGGTACGGGTGGCGCACGCGTGTGAGACCGGGGAGTGGTCGCACACCGACCGCCACCTGGCGGCGGTGACGGACTACCGTGCGCTGCTGTTCGCTGGTTCGGCCTACGACGAGCGCTTCGCCCAGCACCTGGGGCAGTTGCGGGGGGCGTTCGTGGCGGTGGGCCCCACCCCCGGCCAGGAGCGGATGCCGGAGGCGGAGCTGACCGTGCGCTACCCGGGCGACACCGACCAGGACGTGAGCCTGCTGGTGGAGCCGCTGGTGGCGGAGCTGCTGGCGGCGCACTGGTGGCGCGGCCGGTAG
- a CDS encoding ABC transporter ATP-binding protein: MSAPTRDEQREREGEERPGRAPDDPAVSLHRSSEGAMDTLRRGLRLSPEFARGLWLTLVFAVVATAGKVIVPIAVQQIIDNGLTGANGPDLGFVTRMVTVCAALLVVTMICSYLMNVRLYRATESGLATLRRKAFRHVHDLSVLTQNSERKGALVSRVTSDVDQISTFMQWGGLLLLVSSGQLLVATVLMAVYSWQLTLVVWICFLPLLFGVRWLQKLLSKAYLTVRENTGDMLGVIGETVMGASVIRAHGTEGRTAERIDTTVLTTRRSQIRAQRLSMAVSPFAEIIAALGNTAVVLIGVWLGLDGGLTAGQLIAFLFLMTLFIQPMMMATEIFNEAQNAIAGWRRVLGVLDTVPDIADPGEAGRVLPRGPVRVSFDGVTYSYPEGPVVLDDVSVEITPGTRVAVVGETGSGKTTFVKLLTRLMDPARGTVRLDGVDLREVAFSSLRSRVVMVPQEGFLFDSSLGDNIRFARPESTDAELEAAVTELGLTEWLDSLAHGLDTPVGQRGESLSAGERQLVALVRAYIADPDLLVLDEATSAVDPHTEVRIQRALDRLTRGRTSVAIAHRLSTAEAADRVLVFDDGRVVQSGSHTELVDRPGVYADLYASWVRSSA, encoded by the coding sequence ATGAGCGCGCCCACCCGCGACGAGCAGCGAGAGCGGGAGGGGGAGGAGCGGCCCGGCCGCGCCCCCGACGACCCGGCCGTGTCGCTGCACCGCTCCTCCGAGGGAGCGATGGACACGCTCAGGCGCGGTCTGCGGCTCTCCCCGGAGTTCGCCCGCGGCCTGTGGCTCACCCTGGTCTTCGCCGTCGTGGCCACCGCCGGCAAGGTCATCGTGCCCATCGCCGTCCAGCAGATCATCGACAACGGGCTGACCGGCGCGAACGGCCCCGACCTGGGCTTCGTCACCCGCATGGTGACCGTCTGCGCCGCCCTGCTCGTGGTCACCATGATCTGCTCCTACCTGATGAACGTGCGCCTGTACCGGGCCACCGAGTCCGGCCTGGCCACACTGCGCCGCAAGGCCTTCCGGCACGTGCACGACCTGTCCGTGCTCACCCAGAACAGCGAGCGCAAGGGCGCCCTGGTCTCGCGCGTCACCAGCGACGTCGACCAGATCAGCACCTTCATGCAGTGGGGCGGCCTGCTCCTGCTGGTCAGCAGCGGCCAGCTCCTGGTCGCCACCGTCCTGATGGCGGTCTACTCCTGGCAGCTCACCCTCGTGGTGTGGATCTGCTTCCTGCCGCTGCTGTTCGGCGTGCGCTGGCTCCAGAAGCTGCTCTCCAAGGCCTACCTCACGGTCCGAGAGAACACCGGCGACATGCTCGGCGTCATCGGCGAGACCGTCATGGGCGCCTCCGTCATCCGCGCCCACGGCACCGAGGGGCGCACCGCCGAGCGCATCGACACCACCGTCCTGACCACGCGCCGCTCCCAGATCCGCGCCCAGCGGCTGTCCATGGCGGTCTCGCCCTTCGCCGAGATCATCGCCGCCCTGGGCAACACCGCCGTCGTCCTCATCGGCGTCTGGCTCGGCCTGGACGGCGGCCTGACCGCCGGGCAGCTCATCGCCTTCCTGTTCCTGATGACCCTGTTCATCCAGCCGATGATGATGGCCACCGAGATCTTCAACGAGGCCCAGAACGCCATCGCGGGCTGGCGCCGCGTCCTGGGCGTGCTCGACACCGTCCCCGACATCGCCGACCCCGGCGAGGCGGGCCGGGTGCTGCCGCGCGGACCGGTCCGGGTCTCCTTCGACGGGGTGACCTACTCCTACCCCGAGGGCCCCGTCGTCCTCGACGACGTCAGCGTCGAGATCACCCCCGGCACCCGCGTGGCCGTGGTGGGCGAGACCGGCTCGGGCAAGACCACCTTCGTCAAACTGCTCACCCGCCTCATGGACCCCGCCCGGGGCACCGTCCGGCTCGACGGCGTCGACCTGCGCGAGGTGGCCTTCTCCTCCCTGCGCAGCCGCGTGGTGATGGTCCCGCAGGAGGGCTTCCTCTTCGACAGCTCCCTGGGCGACAACATCCGCTTCGCCCGCCCCGAGAGCACCGACGCCGAACTGGAGGCGGCCGTCACCGAACTGGGGCTGACCGAGTGGCTCGACAGCCTCGCCCACGGACTCGACACCCCCGTGGGCCAGCGCGGGGAGTCGCTCTCGGCGGGGGAGCGGCAGCTCGTCGCCCTGGTGCGCGCCTACATCGCCGACCCCGACCTGCTGGTACTGGACGAGGCCACCTCGGCGGTGGATCCGCACACCGAGGTGCGCATCCAGCGAGCCCTGGACCGGCTCACCCGCGGACGCACCTCCGTGGCCATCGCGCACCGGCTCTCCACCGCCGAGGCCGCCGACCGGGTCCTCGTCTTCGACGACGGGCGCGTCGTGCAGAGCGGCTCGCACACCGAACTGGTGGACAGGCCGGGCGTGTACGCCGACCTGTACGCCTCCTGGGTGCGCTCCTCGGCCTGA
- a CDS encoding ABC transporter ATP-binding protein, protein MARGTSTREPENEEGTAPPGAADGPGARQSTDAAEHTGVFARGMRVLWVAARTEPWVFLAAVVGAMLHAAVNVGSASVLGHLTDATILPAFEQGSTTAAALVGAAALLMGVGLGKATGIAMRRMLAALMQFRMQARYRRAVARKYLELPLSWHHRHPTGQLLSNANADVEAAWQPLAPLPMAVGSVFMLVIAAIAMLTTDPVLALVAFVVFPVLAAANVVFQRRVSPMASRAQALRAEVSGVAHESFDGALVVKTLGREDTETERFTSAAHRLRDALIQVGRMRSMFDPVMEALPNFGVLAVLLLGMWRLSTGAIDAGDLVQIAFLFTLLALPIRSFGWILGDLPRSVVGWDRVQSVLNSGGAMEYGTRTLEDTPTGIALSARGVTFSYADSYDARGGARDLMDGGADTAPRTTVLNGVDLDIAPGRTVALVGPTGSGKSTLTTVLMRLVDADTGTVTLDGVDVRDLARDQIPRHAALVPQGTFVFEDSVRDNITLGADADDDQVWAALRLARADGFVRELEGGLDARLGEKGTTLSGGQRQRLALARAIVRRPRLLIMDDATSAVDPQIEAQILAGLRERDDAATVVVVAYRRATIELADEVVYMERGRVLARGTHEELLTTSPGYTRLVTAYERASAEGQAETDPLPEEPGPLEPARPTRDDAAEEATR, encoded by the coding sequence ATGGCGCGGGGCACGAGCACCAGGGAACCGGAGAACGAGGAGGGAACGGCACCGCCCGGAGCCGCCGACGGACCGGGAGCACGCCAGTCGACCGACGCCGCCGAGCACACCGGGGTCTTCGCCCGCGGCATGCGGGTGCTGTGGGTCGCCGCCCGCACCGAACCGTGGGTCTTCCTCGCCGCCGTCGTCGGGGCCATGCTGCACGCCGCCGTCAACGTCGGCTCCGCCTCGGTCCTGGGCCACCTCACCGACGCCACCATCCTCCCCGCCTTCGAACAGGGCAGCACCACCGCCGCCGCCCTCGTCGGCGCCGCCGCGCTCCTCATGGGCGTGGGACTGGGCAAGGCCACCGGCATCGCCATGCGCCGCATGCTCGCCGCGCTCATGCAGTTCCGCATGCAGGCCCGCTACCGCCGCGCCGTCGCCCGCAAGTACCTCGAACTGCCCCTGTCCTGGCACCACCGCCACCCCACCGGACAGCTGCTGTCCAACGCCAACGCCGACGTCGAGGCCGCCTGGCAGCCGCTCGCCCCGCTGCCCATGGCCGTCGGCAGCGTGTTCATGCTGGTCATCGCGGCCATCGCCATGCTCACCACCGACCCGGTCCTGGCCCTGGTCGCCTTCGTCGTCTTCCCGGTCCTGGCCGCCGCCAACGTCGTCTTCCAACGGCGCGTCTCACCCATGGCCTCGCGCGCCCAGGCGCTGCGCGCCGAGGTCAGCGGCGTCGCCCACGAGTCCTTCGACGGCGCACTCGTCGTCAAGACCCTGGGCCGCGAGGACACCGAGACCGAGCGCTTCACCTCCGCCGCCCACCGCCTGCGCGACGCGCTCATCCAGGTCGGCCGGATGCGCTCGATGTTCGACCCGGTCATGGAGGCCCTGCCCAACTTCGGCGTGCTCGCCGTCCTGCTCCTGGGCATGTGGCGGCTGTCCACCGGCGCCATCGACGCCGGGGACCTGGTCCAGATCGCCTTCCTGTTCACCCTCCTGGCCCTGCCCATCCGCTCCTTCGGGTGGATCCTGGGCGACCTGCCCCGCAGCGTCGTGGGCTGGGACCGCGTCCAGTCCGTACTCAACTCCGGCGGCGCCATGGAGTACGGCACCCGCACCCTGGAGGACACTCCCACCGGCATCGCCCTGAGCGCCCGCGGCGTGACCTTCTCCTACGCCGACTCCTACGACGCGCGGGGCGGCGCGCGCGACCTCATGGACGGCGGAGCCGACACCGCGCCGCGCACCACCGTCCTCAACGGCGTGGACCTGGACATCGCCCCCGGACGCACCGTCGCACTGGTCGGCCCCACCGGGTCGGGCAAGTCCACGCTCACCACCGTCCTCATGCGCCTGGTCGACGCCGACACGGGCACCGTCACCCTCGACGGCGTCGACGTGCGCGACCTGGCCCGCGACCAGATCCCCCGGCACGCTGCCCTGGTGCCCCAGGGCACCTTCGTGTTCGAGGACAGCGTCCGCGACAACATCACCCTGGGCGCCGACGCCGACGACGACCAGGTCTGGGCCGCCCTGCGCCTGGCCCGCGCCGACGGCTTCGTCCGAGAACTGGAGGGCGGACTCGACGCCCGGCTCGGCGAGAAGGGCACCACCCTCTCCGGAGGGCAGCGCCAGCGCCTGGCCCTGGCCCGCGCGATCGTGCGCCGCCCGAGGCTGCTCATCATGGACGACGCCACCTCGGCCGTGGACCCCCAGATCGAGGCGCAGATCCTGGCGGGCCTGCGCGAACGCGACGACGCCGCCACCGTGGTCGTGGTCGCCTACCGCCGCGCCACCATCGAACTCGCCGACGAGGTCGTCTACATGGAACGCGGACGCGTGCTGGCCCGCGGCACCCACGAGGAACTGCTCACCACCTCGCCCGGCTACACCAGGCTCGTCACCGCCTACGAGCGCGCCTCCGCCGAGGGGCAGGCCGAGACAGACCCGCTGCCCGAGGAACCAGGCCCCCTCGAACCCGCCCGCCCCACCCGTGACGACGCCGCCGAGGAGGCCACCCGATGA
- the hisF gene encoding imidazole glycerol phosphate synthase subunit HisF — translation MSVSVRVIPCLDVDAGRVVKGVNFENLRDAGDPVELAGTYDADGADELTFLDVTASSGDRETTYDVVRRTADQVFIPLTVGGGVRTPDDVDRLLRAGADKVGVNTAAIARPELIREIAERFGRQVLVLSADVRRVREDGRPTPSGFEVTTHGGRRSAGVDALEWCERAAELGAGEILLNSMDADGTRSGFDLELIRAVRSRVEVPLIASGGAGAVEHFAPAVAAGADAVLAATVFHFGQFTIADVKKSLREAGHPVR, via the coding sequence GTGAGCGTGTCGGTGCGCGTCATCCCCTGCCTGGACGTGGACGCCGGGCGGGTGGTCAAGGGCGTCAACTTCGAGAACCTGCGCGACGCGGGCGACCCGGTGGAGCTGGCGGGCACCTACGACGCCGACGGCGCCGACGAGCTCACCTTCCTCGACGTCACCGCCTCCAGCGGCGACCGCGAGACCACCTACGACGTGGTGCGCCGCACCGCCGACCAGGTGTTCATCCCGCTGACCGTGGGCGGCGGGGTGCGCACCCCCGACGACGTGGACCGGCTGCTGCGCGCGGGCGCGGACAAGGTGGGCGTCAACACCGCCGCCATCGCCCGGCCCGAACTCATCAGGGAGATCGCCGAGCGCTTCGGCCGCCAGGTGCTGGTGCTCTCCGCCGACGTGCGCCGGGTGCGCGAGGACGGGCGGCCGACCCCGAGCGGGTTCGAGGTCACCACGCACGGCGGGCGCCGCAGCGCCGGGGTCGACGCCCTGGAGTGGTGCGAGCGCGCGGCCGAGCTGGGGGCGGGGGAGATCCTGCTCAACTCGATGGACGCCGACGGCACCCGGTCGGGCTTCGACCTGGAGCTGATCCGGGCGGTGCGCTCACGGGTGGAGGTGCCGCTGATCGCCTCCGGCGGCGCGGGCGCGGTGGAGCACTTCGCCCCGGCCGTGGCGGCGGGAGCGGACGCGGTGCTGGCCGCGACGGTCTTCCACTTCGGGCAGTTCACCATCGCCGACGTCAAGAAGAGCCTGCGCGAGGCGGGCCACCCCGTCCGCTGA
- the hisH gene encoding imidazole glycerol phosphate synthase subunit HisH produces the protein MPSRVVVFDYGSGNLRSAQRAMERTGADVTVTSDPHAALDADGLVVPGVGAFSACMSSLRAAGGDRIIGRRVAGGRPVLGICVGMQVLFDRGVERADSDAEAGEEVTEGCGEWPGTVDRLRAPVVPHMGWNTVRPPEDTRLFAGIGPEDRFYFVHSYAVREWEFTPTNERIPAPGVTWAEHGEPFVAAVENGPLWATQFHPEKSGDTGARILANWVDTL, from the coding sequence ATGCCGTCACGAGTGGTCGTCTTCGACTACGGCTCCGGCAACCTGCGCTCGGCGCAGCGCGCGATGGAGCGCACCGGAGCCGACGTCACCGTCACCTCCGACCCGCACGCCGCCCTCGACGCGGACGGCCTCGTCGTCCCGGGCGTGGGCGCGTTCAGCGCCTGCATGTCCAGCCTCCGGGCCGCGGGCGGCGACCGGATCATCGGCAGGCGCGTGGCCGGGGGCCGCCCGGTCCTGGGCATCTGCGTGGGGATGCAGGTGCTCTTCGACCGGGGGGTGGAGCGCGCCGACTCCGACGCCGAGGCGGGGGAGGAGGTCACCGAGGGCTGCGGCGAGTGGCCCGGCACGGTGGACCGCCTGCGCGCACCGGTCGTTCCGCACATGGGCTGGAACACCGTCCGCCCGCCCGAGGACACCCGGCTCTTCGCCGGGATCGGCCCCGAGGACCGCTTCTACTTCGTGCACTCCTACGCCGTGCGCGAGTGGGAGTTCACGCCCACCAACGAGCGCATCCCGGCGCCCGGGGTGACCTGGGCCGAGCACGGCGAGCCGTTCGTGGCCGCCGTCGAGAACGGACCCCTGTGGGCCACCCAGTTCCACCCGGAGAAGTCCGGCGACACGGGCGCCCGCATCCTGGCCAACTGGGTGGACACCCTCTGA
- the priA gene encoding bifunctional 1-(5-phosphoribosyl)-5-((5-phosphoribosylamino)methylideneamino)imidazole-4-carboxamide isomerase/phosphoribosylanthranilate isomerase PriA encodes MTGETTTPVLELLPAVDVAGGQAVQLVQGKAGSGGQYGDPFEAALAWQSAGAEWIHLVDLDAAFGRGHNRDLLRDIVGRLDVKVEMSGGIRDDESLAAALSTGCRRVNIGTAALENPEWCARIIAEHGDRIAIGLDVRGTTLAARGWTRDGGDLMQTLERLESEGCARYVVTDVQKDGTLKGPNLDLLRTVCERTDKPVVASGGVSSLEDLRAIATLVPLGVEGAIMGTALYEGAFTLEDALATVRESGSVRP; translated from the coding sequence ATGACCGGCGAGACCACCACCCCCGTACTCGAACTGCTGCCCGCCGTGGACGTGGCGGGCGGCCAGGCCGTCCAGCTCGTCCAGGGCAAGGCGGGCTCCGGCGGGCAGTACGGCGACCCCTTCGAGGCGGCCCTGGCCTGGCAGTCCGCCGGTGCCGAGTGGATCCACCTGGTGGACCTGGACGCCGCGTTCGGCCGCGGCCACAACCGCGACCTGCTGCGCGACATCGTGGGCCGCCTCGACGTCAAGGTCGAGATGTCCGGCGGCATCCGCGACGACGAGTCGCTGGCCGCCGCCCTGTCCACCGGGTGCAGGCGGGTCAACATCGGCACCGCGGCCCTGGAGAACCCGGAGTGGTGCGCCAGGATCATCGCCGAGCACGGCGACCGGATCGCGATCGGCCTGGACGTGCGCGGCACCACCCTGGCCGCGCGCGGCTGGACCCGCGACGGCGGCGACCTCATGCAGACCCTGGAGCGCCTGGAGTCGGAGGGCTGCGCCCGCTACGTCGTCACCGACGTCCAGAAGGACGGCACCCTCAAGGGCCCCAACCTGGACCTGCTGCGCACCGTGTGCGAGCGCACCGACAAGCCGGTGGTGGCCAGCGGAGGCGTCTCCAGCCTGGAGGACCTGCGGGCGATCGCCACGCTGGTGCCGCTGGGAGTGGAGGGCGCCATCATGGGAACCGCGCTGTACGAGGGCGCCTTCACCCTGGAGGACGCCCTGGCCACGGTGCGCGAGTCCGGGAGCGTGCGGCCGTGA